A genomic window from Fusarium oxysporum Fo47 chromosome VIII, complete sequence includes:
- a CDS encoding methyltransferase domain-containing protein: MTTNTTPDTDPTPDDNQGLLHGNAVIEAGGSDEDGEFSASDFDPEDSSSLRSSSTSISSSILEHSYQNGRRYHRYRHGRYPLPNDEAEQNREDMLHAMMLEATDGRLFYAPVRENPQRIADLGTGTGIWAIEIGEKYPSAEVLGLDLSPIQPTWVPPNVKFYVDDIEDEWLNGDDFDFVHLRNMIPILKSPVTLLKQVYANMKPGAWVELQDVDGQVHTDDNSIPDDWPLKRFTEIILQAFALYETNAHAAVFGGQYLAEAGFVNIKHNFIKLPYGTWPKDKVMRLVGMYYRTACEEFFPAIGNLHFPQLGWGKDEMEVFFAECRQSMRDPKVHAYGKMHFWSGQKPLDA, encoded by the exons ATGACAACTAACACCACTCCAGATACAGACCCAACCCCTGATGATAACCAAGGCCTCTTACATGGCAACGCAGTAATCGAAGCCGGCGGCAGCGACGAAGACGGTGAATTCTCCGCTAGCGACTTTGATCCCGAAGATTCTTCAAGTCTTcgctcctcctcaacatccataAGCTCCAGTATTCTCGAACACAGCTATCAAAACGGTCGTCGATATCACCGTTATCGCCATGGCCGATATCCCTTACCGAACGATGAGGCGGAGCAGAATCGTGAAGATATGCTTCATGCGATGATGTTGGAAGCCACAGATGGACGGTTATTTTATGCGCCGGTTCGTGAGAATCCGCAGAGGATAGCGGATTTGGGGACTGGTACGGGGATTTGGGCTATTGAGA TTGGTGAGAAATATCCGAGTGCTGAAGTATTGGGATTGGATCTAAGTCCAATACAACCGACATGGGTACCTCCAAACGTCAA ATTTTATGTGGACGATATCGAAGACGAATGGCTCAACGGCGATGACTTTGACTTCGTTCATCTTCGCAACATGATCCCAATCCTCAAATCGCCTGTAACCCTCCTCAAGCAAGTATATGC AAACATGAAGCCCGGTGCTTGGGTAGAACTCCAAGACGTAGATGGCCAAGTCCACACAGACGACAACAGCATCCCTGACGATTGGCCCTTGAAACGCTTCACAGAAATCATCCTCCAAGCATTCGCTCTCTACGAAACAAACGCACACGCCGCTGTATTCGGAGGCCAATATCTTGCTGAAGCAGGGTTTGTTAATATTAAACACAATTTTATCAAATTGCCTTATGGGACATGGCCAAAAGACAA GGTCATGAGATTGGTGGGCATGTATTATCGAACTGCATGTGAGGAATTCTTCCCGGCGATTGGGAATTTGCATTTTCCGCAGTTGGGATGGGGtaaagatgagatggaggtgTTTTTTGCAGAGTGTAGACAGTCCATGAGGGATCCGAAAGTTCATGCTTATGGGAAGATGCATTTTTGGAGTGGCCAGAAGCCATTGGATGCATAG